A window of the Halichoerus grypus chromosome 2, mHalGry1.hap1.1, whole genome shotgun sequence genome harbors these coding sequences:
- the H3-4 gene encoding histone H3.1t codes for MARTKQTARKSTGGKAPRKQLATKVARKSAPATGGVKKPHRYRPGTVALREIRRYQKSTELLIRKLPFQRLVREIAQDFKTDLRFQSSAVMALQEACEAYLVGLFEDTNLCAIHAKRVTIMPKDIQLARRIRGERA; via the coding sequence ATGGCCCGCACGAAGCAGACGGCGCGGAAGTCCACGGGCGGCAAGGCGCCGCGGAAGCAGTTGGCCACTAAGGTGGCCCGCAAGAGCGCGCCGGCCACCGGCGGCGTGAAGAAGCCGCACCGCTACCGGCCCGGCACGGTGGCCCTGCGCGAGATCCGGCGCTACCAGAAGTCCACCGAGCTGCTGATCCGCAAGCTGCCGTTCCAGCGGCTGGTGCGCGAGATCGCGCAGGACTTCAAGACCGACCTGCGCTTCCAGAGCTCGGCCGTCATGGCCCTGCAGGAGGCGTGCGAGGCCTACCTGGTGGGGCTCTTCGAGGACACCAACCTGTGCGCCATCCACGCCAAGCGCGTCACCATCATGCCCAAGGACATCCAGCTGGCGCGCCGCATCCGCGGGGAGAGGGCGTAA
- the TRIM17 gene encoding E3 ubiquitin-protein ligase TRIM17, whose product MDALELARKLQEEATCSICLDYFTDPVMTACGHNFCRECIRLTWEKAKGRKGGRKRRGSFPCPECRELSPQRNLHPNRLLTKVAEMARQHPALQSRDLCRVHQELLRLFCEDDQSPICVICRESREHRPHRVVPIEEAVQEYKLKLEADMGYLQEEMMKTGKLQAREKQTLAEWQVKVNEHRQRILLEFEKMGLLLLEKEQCLLQALKQEEDEVVARLRESTATLERQSHALERLLLPLEDRDEHTPLRMLQDMKELLSRKNSLSIQYPEATPTVLRTVCRVPGQIEVLKSFQEDVVPDPTTAYPYLLLYESRLRRYLTAPLEGVPHSKDRFLAYPCAVGRETFSAGRHYWEVGMNLTGDALWALGVCRDNVSRRDRVPKSPENGFWVVQLCKGKKYLPVTSAPTPVTLTEPPSHIGVFLDFEAGDVSFYNLKDGSHLHTYTQPEFSGPLQPFFCLGAPKSGQMVISTVTLWVKG is encoded by the exons ATGGATGCCTTGGAACTTGCCAGAAAGCTGCAGGAGGAGGCCACATGCTCCATCTGCCTTGACTACTTCACGGATCCCGTGATGACCGCCTGTGGCCACAACTTCTGCCGCGAGTGCATCCGGCTAACCTGGGAGAAGGCCAAAGGCAGGAAAGGGGGCAGGAAGCGGAGgggctccttcccctgccccgaGTGCCGTGAGCTGTCCCCCCAGAGGAACTTGCATCCCAACCGCCTGCTGACCAAGGTGGCCGAGATGGCGCGGCAGCACCCAGCCTTGCAGAGCCGGGACCTGTGCAGGGTGCACCAGGAGCTGCTCAGACTCTTCTGTGAGGACGACCAGAGCCCCATCTGTGTCATCTGCAGGGAGTCCCGGGAGCACCGGCCCCACAGGGTGGTCCCCATCGAGGAGGCCGTGCAGGAGTACAAG TTGAAGTTGGAGGCGGACATGGGGTACCTTCAGGAGGAGATGATGAAGACAGGGAAGCTGCaggccagggagaaacagaccTTGGCCGAGTggcag GTGAAGGTGAATGAGCACAGGCAGCGCATCCTGCTGGAGTTTGAGAAGATGGGCCTCCTCCTGCTGGAGAAGGAGCAGTGCCTCCTCCAGGCCCTGAAGCAGGAGGAGGACGAGGTAGTGGCCAGGCTGCGGGAGAGCACAGCCACACTGGAGAGGCAGAGCCACGCCCTGGAGAGGCTCCTGCTGCCACTGGAAGACAGGGACGAGCACACGCCCCTGCGGATGCTGCAG GACATGAAGGAGCTCCTGAGCAG GAAGAACAGCCTGAGTATTCAGTACCCGGAGGCCACCCCTACTGTGCTGAGGACGGTCTGCAGGGTCCCCGGGCAGATAGAGGTGCTCAAGAGTTTTCAAG AGGATGTGGTGCCCGACCCCACCACCGCATACCCCTACCTCCTCCTCTACGAGAGCCGCCTGAGGCGCTACCTGACCGCCCCACTGGAGGGCGTGCCCCACAGCAAGGACAGATTCCTGGCCTACCCCTGTGCCGTGGGCCGGGAGACCTTCTCCGCGGGAAGGCACTACTGGGAGGTGGGCATGAACCTCACCGGTGACGCACTCTGGGCGCTGGGCGTGTGTAGGGACAACGTGAGCCGCAGGGACAGGGTCCCCAAGTCCCCTGAAAACGGGTTCTGGGTGGTGCAGCTGTGCAAGGGAAAGAAGTACCTGCCGGTCACATCCGCCCCGACCCCTGTCACGCTGACCGAGCCCCCCAGCCACATAGGGGTCTTCCTGGACTTCGAGGCAGGGGACGTGTCCTTCTACAACCTGAAGGACGGGTCCCACCTACACACCTACACCCAGCCTGAATTCTCCGGCCCCCTGCAACCCTTCTTCTGCCTCGGGGCCCCCAAATCAGGCCAGATGGTCATCTCTACAGTGACCTTGTGGGTGAAGGGAtag